A single window of Salvia splendens isolate huo1 chromosome 8, SspV2, whole genome shotgun sequence DNA harbors:
- the LOC121746072 gene encoding transcription repressor OFP3-like, which produces MKWGRNTSSPPSFGSSVITRVLPASWFSKFKQTGGSLDTGSGKKQQRGKLDFSTVNSSLPAGCRQARFYRLDDDAYWTLSFRKDRGVRGCDGRRRSSRINPLWYDSDEEFLVAVSGFREAQLPRKELETIPETDTIKMKQDRCTDTVIREKRRDRLKKENIDVRRSRKLRGRVKRKNRKAELRVRLDQGDEEENESSNLEGEQVSPTQLQKADQVKEESHDSAVSNSRNHQNISFQTFGWSSDGEDDKEVRVSRDLDGKGSAATSERLSTSKCQNLENMKIEEFKKKTEEFQKEAAYITRRFRSRKVKRNRKNARGSRTESRIQAFKGMKSQTKERESEEEGVESSTIYNSFAVVKSSFNPQQDFRDSMVEMIQEKGIRHREELQELLAFYLTLNSDQHHDLIINVFQQVWFELQCFEE; this is translated from the coding sequence ATGAAATGGGGGAGAAACACATCTTCACCACCATCATTTGGTAGCTCGGTCATCACTCGAGTACTCCCAGCTTCTTGGTTTTCTAAGTTCAAACAGACAGGCGGCAGTCTTGATACTGGCTCAGGGAAGAAGCAACAGAGAGGGAAGCTAGATTTTTCGACTGTCAACTCATCATTGCCTGCTGGCTGCAGACAAGCCAGATTCTACAGGTTGGATGACGACGCATACTGGACACTCTCATTCCGCAAAGACAGAGGAGTAAGAGGTTGCGACGGCAGGAGGAGGAGCAGCAGAATCAACCCTCTCTGGTATGATTCTGATGAAGAGTTTCTTGTAGCAGTCTCCGGTTTCAGGGAGGCCCAGTTGCCCAGAAAAGAATTGGAAACCATTCCTGAAACAGACACCATCAAGATGAAGCAAGATCGATGCACTGACACTGTTATTCGAGAGAAGAGACGTGATCGACTCAAGAAAGAGAACATAGATGTTCGACGGTCAAGAAAACTAAGAGGCAGAGTTAAGAGGAAGAACAGGAAAGCAGAACTCCGAGTGAGGCTTGATCaaggagatgaagaagaaaatgagtcATCTAATCTAGAGGGAGAACAAGTATCTCCAACACAACTGCAGAAAGCAGATCAAGTAAAAGAGGAATCTCATGATTCAGCAGTTTCTAATTCAAGAAACCATCAAAATATCTCTTTCCAAACCTTTGGCTGGAGTTCTGATGGGGAAGATGACAAGGAAGTCCGTGTGAGTCGAGACCTGGATGGAAAGGGAAGTGCTGCGACTTCCGAGAGGCTGTCAACTTCGAAGTGCCAAAATCTGGAAAACATGAAGATTGAGGAATTCAAGAAGAAAACTGAGGAGTTTCAGAAGGAGGCTGCATATATAACCAGGAGATTTCGCAGCAGAAAGGTAAAGCGGAACAGGAAGAATGCTCGTGGCTCGAGAACAGAAAGCAGAATTCAAGCATTCAAAGGCATGAAGTCGCAGACGAAGGAGAGGGAGAGTGAAGAGGAAGGAGTAGAGAGCTCCACCATCTACAACAGTTTTGCAGTGGTGAAGAGTTCCTTCAACCCACAACAGGACTTCAGAGATTCAATGGTGGAGATGATCCAGGAAAAGGGAATCAGGCATCGCGAAGAGCTCCAAGAACTCTTGGCTTTTTATCTGACACTGAATTCTGATCAACACCATGATCTCATCATCAATGTCTTCCAGCAGGTATGGTTTGAGCTTCAGTGCTTTGAAGAATGA
- the LOC121745605 gene encoding heat stress transcription factor A-4c-like produces MMDEAPCSSNSVAPFLAKTYEMVDDPSTDSIVSWSQSNTSFIVWNPPEFSRVLLPRYFKHNNFSSFIRQLNTYGFRKVDPEQWEFANEGFVRGKLHLLKNIHRRKPVHSHSTPNLVPLPPLSELERKGYKEDIERLKCEKESLNVELRRHKEEKQDLTLQMRALAERAQNVEQHHASMLSSLAETLHQPDLMPQMEVHDRKRRFSGNSYLCKETSNEDSQRPSSQNLSLDSLDADALLTLNKELLEQMDSSMSFWEKIILEVGEDLGKSDSSMELVESTSCALSPSISYTQLNLDVGGKSPEIDMNSTPRAVSAPEVQPPTGEKAIVTAANVPTGVNDVFWEQFLTENPGSNSSSEFQSERDADGKKNENKPGDHGVPWWNMRSVNNLAEQLGHLTPAEKT; encoded by the exons ATGATGGATGAGGCTCCGTGTAGCTCTAACTCGGTGGCGCCTTTCCTTGCTAAGACGTATGAGATGGTGGATGATCCATCTACGGACTCGATTGTATCTTGGAGTCAGAGTAACACAAGTTTCATTGTGTGGAACCCTCCAGAGTTTTCCAGGGTGCTTCTGCCCAGATACTTCAAGCACAACAATTTCTCCAGCTTTATTAGGCAGCTAAATACATAT GGTTTCAGAAAAGTCGATCCTGAACAATGGGAATTTGCGAATGAAGGTTTTGTTAGAGGAAAGCTTCACCTTTTGAAGAATATCCATAGACGGAAGCCTGTTCACAGTCACTCAACACCGAATCTGGTTCCCTTACCTCCCTTGAGTGAGTTAGAAAGGAAAGGATATAAAGAGGATATTGAGAGGCTCAAGTGTGAAAAAGAATCGCTCAACGTGGAATTGCGTAGACACAAAGAGGAGAAACAAGATCTTACGTTGCAAATGAGGGCTCTGGCTGAACGCGCACAAAATGTGGAACAACATCATGCAAGTATGTTATCCTCTTTGGCTGAGACATTGCACCAACCTGATCTCATGCCGCAAATGGAAGTCCATGATAGGAAGAGAAGGTTTTCTGGAAACAGTTACTTATGTAAAGAAACCAGCAATGAAGATAGTCAGCGGCCATcttcacaaaatttgtcactgGACAGTTTAGATGCTGATGCACTGTTGACTTTAAACAAGGAACTGTTGGAACAGATGGATTCATCTATGTCGTTCTGGGAGAAAATAATTCTTGAAGTTGGTGAAGACTTGGGAAAATCTGATTCATCCATGGAGTTGGTTGAATCAACGAGCTGTGCGCTTAGCCCCAGCATATCTTACACCCAACTCAATCTTGATGTTGGAGGAAAGTCACCAGAAATTGACATGAATTCTACACCTAGAGCTGTTAGTGCTCCAGAGGTGCAACCTCCAACTGGAGAAAAGGCAATAGTGACAGCAGCCAATGTACCAACAGGGGTGAATGATGTATTTTGGGAACAGTTTCTTACAGAAAATCCTGGCTCAAACAGTTCATCTGAATTTCAGTCAGAGAGGGATGCTGATGGCAAGAAGAATGAAAACAAACCAGGTGATCATGGGGTGCCCTGGTGGAACATGAGGAGTGTAAATAACCTTGCGGAACAGTTGGGCCATCTTACTCCAGCGGAAAAAACTTGA